From a region of the Odontesthes bonariensis isolate fOdoBon6 chromosome 4, fOdoBon6.hap1, whole genome shotgun sequence genome:
- the LOC142378689 gene encoding ras-related protein Rab-33B-like → MESSLEFSSSLGSVSSLLTRCRTFKVLVIGDSGVGKTCLTHRLCAGEFPSRVEATIGVDFRERMVDIDGERIKLQLWDTAGQERFRKSMVQQYYRNVHTVLFVYDVTCQASFNGLTAWIEECRQNSVGHEIPRFLIGNKSDLRDPRRTDSQVSQERAMSFSKAHSMIFFETSAKNPPKKLKNGRGGDRKVLYQQDGVEDIVSAVGVTLKRHRLSALNSPAYSGSFKIINKKRCVKEPWSCC, encoded by the exons ATGGAGTCATCTCTTGAGTTTTCGAGCTCTCTGGGGAGTGTGTCCTCCCTGTTAACCCGCTGTCGGACTTTCAAAGTGCTTGTGATTGGAGACTCCGGGGTGGGAAAAACCTGCCTCACGCACCGACTGTGCGCCGGAGAGTTCCCCAGCAGAGTGGAGGCCACCATCGGGGTGGATTTCCGCGAGAGAATGGTGGATATTGATGGAGAGAGAATTAAG CTCCAGCTGTGGGACACGGCAGGACAGGAGCGCTTTCGGAAGTCTATGGTGCAACAGTACTATCGTAACGTCCACACCGTGCTCTTTGTTTATGATGTCACCTGCCAGGCTAGTTTTAATGGGCTGACTGCTTGGATAGAGGAGTGCCGGCAGAACTCTGTGGGTCATGAAATACCGAG ATTCCTGATTGGGAACAAGAGTGACCTTCGTGATCCCCGCAGGACGGACAGCCAGGTGAGCCAGGAGCGGGCGATGAGCTTCTCCAAAGCCCACAGCATGATTTTCTTTGAGACGTCTGCCAAGAACCCGCCAAAGAAGCTCAAGAACGGGCGAGGAGGCGACAGGAAGGTGCTGTATCAGCAGGACGGAGTGGAGGACATCGTCTCCGCTGTTGGTGTCACACTAAAGAGGCACAGACTTTCGGCACTGAATTCCCCGGCGTACAGCGGTTCCTTTAAAATCATAAACAAGAAAAGATGCGTGAAAGAGCCATGGAGCTGCTGCTGA
- the naa15b gene encoding N-alpha-acetyltransferase 15, NatA auxiliary subunit b has product MPTVTLPPKENALFKRILRCYEHKQYRNGLKFCKQILSNPKFAEHGETLAMKGLTLNCLGKKEEAYDLVRRGLRNDLKSHVCWHVYGLLQRSDKKYDEAIKCYRNALKWDKDNLQILRDLSLLQIQMRDLEGYRETRYQLLQLRPAQRASWIGYAIAYHLLEDYEMAAKIIEEFRKTQQTSPDKVDYEYSELLLYQNQVLREAGLNKEALEHLSNYEKQICDKLAVEETRGELLLKLERLDEATEVYRRLQERNPENWFYYHGLENALKPSSVEERQKIYEEAWEKFPKGLVPRRLPLNFLSGEKFRECLDRYLRMNFSKGCPPVFTTLKSLYNDKEKVAIIEELVVGYETSLRSCRMFSQNDDGKEEPPTTLLWVQYFLAQHYDMIDQQTLALEYINTAIESTPTLIELFLIKAKIYKHAGNIKEAAQWMDEAQALDTADRFINSKCAKYMLKAGMVKEAEEMCSKFTREGASAVENLNEMQCMWFQTECALAYKSMNKFGDALKKCHEIERHFVEITDDQFDFHTYCMRKMTLRSYVDLLKLEDVLRMHPFYYKAAITAIQIYLSLHDNPLTDDSKELQADTANLSDKELKKLRNKQRRAQKKAQLEEEKKNAEKEKQLKNQKKKKEDDDEEIGGPKEELIPDKLVKVENPLEEAVKFLMPLRHLVKDKIDTHLLAFEIYFRKEKYLLMLQSVKGALAIDPDHPWLHQCLVRFFKGVSESKELPEVVRTVLKQEITRLFGDSNAKSFNQAYLAKHSSSVPHRLAAAKMMAYLDPSTEVKAAELATALDESLNNRTVQICTEVLECLRGGNLGDCKEQVESYRAECHKLYPYTLAFMPPGYEENTKIANGDVSTETEELANEM; this is encoded by the exons ATGCCCACAGTAACTTTACCGCCGAAAGAGAACGCTCTCTTCAAGAGGATTCTG AGATGTTACGAGCACAAACAATACAGAAATGGGCTCAAGTTCTGCAAACAAATCCTGTCAAACCCCAAGTTTGCAGAGCACGGAG agacgCTGGCAATGAAGGGCTTGACCCTGAACTGTCTGGGGAAAAAGGAGGAGGCCTACGACTTGGTGAGAAGAGGCCTGCGCAACGACCTCAAGAGCCACGTCT GCTGGCACGTCTACGGCTTACTGCAGCGCTCGGACAAGAAGTACGACGAGGCCATCAAGTGTTACCGCAACGCTCTGAAGTGGGACAAGGACAACCTGCAGATCCTCAGAGACCTGTCCCTGCTGCAGATCCAGATGAGAGACTTGGAGGGCTACAGG GAGACACGGTACCAGCTCCTGCAGCTGCGTCCGGCCCAGCGGGCCTCCTGGATCGGTTATGCCATCGCCTATCACCTTCTGGAAGACTATGAAATGGCAGCAAAGATCATTGAAGAGTTCAGGAAAACGCAGCAG ACGTCTCCAGACAAAGTCGACTACGAGTACAGCGAGCTGCTGCTCTACCAGAACCAGGTGCTGAGAGAAGCGGGCCTAAACAAGGAAGCCCTCGAGCATCTCTCCAACTATGAGAAGCAGATCTGTGATAAGCTGGCTGTGGAGGAGACACGAG gAGAGTTGCTGTTGAAGCTGGAGCGTCTCGATGAGGCGACAGAAGTGTACCGACGTCTGCAGGAGAGAAACCCAGAGAACTGGTTCTATTACCACGGCCTGGAGAACGCCCTAAAACCAA GCAGTGTGGAGGAGAGGCAAAAGATCTACGAAGAAGCCTGGGAGAAGTTTCCCAAAGGACTGGTTCCTCGCAGGCTGCCCCTCAACTTTCTGTCTG GTGAGAAGTTCAGAGAGTGCCTGGACAGGTATCTGAGGATGAACTTCAGTAAAGGCTGCCCGCCCGTCTTCACTACACTAAAGTCGCTGTACAACGACAAGGAAAAG GTGGCGATAATAGAGGAGTTGGTGGTCGGATATGAAACGTCATTAAGGAGCTGTCGAATGTTCAGCCAGAATG ATGACGGTAAGGAGGAGCCTCCCACCACATTACTCTGGGTGCAGTACTTCCTTGCTCAGCACTACGACATGATTGACCAACAGACACTGGCTCTCGAATATATCAACACAGCCATTGAGAGCACGCCCACACTCATCGAACTGTTCCTCATCAAAGCCAAGATTTACAAG CATGCTGGGAACATCAAAGAGGCTGCCCAGTGGATGGATGAAGCCCAGGCTCTGGACACTGCTGATAGATTCATCAACTCCAAGTGTGCCAAGTACATGCTGAAGGCTGGCATGGTCAAAGAGGCGGAGGAAATGTGCTCCAAGTTCACACGG GAAGGAGCGTCCGCTGTGGAGAACCTGAACGAGATGCAGTGCATGTGGTTCCAGACCGAGTGTGCGCTCGCCTACAAATCCATGAACAAGTTTGGAGACGCCCTCAAGAAGTGCCACGAGATTGAAAGG CATTTTGTGGAGATCACGGACGACCAGTTTGATTTCCACACCTACTGCATGAGGAAGATGACGCTACGCTCCTATGTGGACCTCTTGAAGCTAGAGGATGTTCTCCGGATGCATCCTTTCTACTACAAAGCCGCCATTACGGCCATCCAGATCTACCTGAGCCTCCACGACAATCCCCTGACTGACGACAGCAAAGAGCTGCAGGCTGACACTG CAAACCTCTCGGACAAagaactgaagaagctgagGAACAAGCAGCGAAGGGCCCAGAAGAAGGCCCAGCtggaggaagagaagaagaatgcCGAGAAGGAGAAGCAGCTCAagaaccagaagaagaagaaggaggacgATGACGAGGAGATCGGAGGGCCCAAAGAGGAGCTCATTCCTGACAAACTGGTCAAG GTAGAAAATCCACTGGAAGAAGCCGTCAAGTTCCTGATGCCTCTCAGACACCTGGTCAAAGACAAAATTGACACGCACCTACTGGCCTTTGAGATCTACTTCAGGAAAG AAAAATACCTGTTGATGCTCCAGTCAGTGAAGGGGGCGTTGGCCATCGACCCGGACCACCCGTGGCTGCACCAGTGTCTGGTGCGCTTCTTTAAAGGAG TTTCGGAGAGCAAGGAGCTGCCGGAGGTGGTCAGGACGGTGCTGAAGCAGGAGATCACCCGGCTGTTCGGAGACAGCAACGCTAAGAGCTTCAACCAGGCCTACCTCGCCAAGCACTCCAGCTCTGTACCACACCGACTGGCTG ctgctaagATGATGGCGTATCTGGACCCATCAACGGAAGTGAAAGCAGCAGAACTGGCCACTGCCCTGGACGAGTCTCTAAACAACAGAACCGTACAA ATCTGCACGGAGGTCCTGGAGTGTCTCCGGGGCGGAAACTTGGGCGACTGCAAGGAGCAGGTGGAGTCGTACCGCGCTGAGTGTCACAAGCTCTACCCCTACACGTTAGCTTTCATGCCCCCCGGATACGAGGAGAACACCAAGATTGCAAACGGTGACGTTTCCACGGAAACGGAGGAGCTGGCCAATGAGATGTGA